The following are from one region of the Gloeocapsopsis sp. IPPAS B-1203 genome:
- a CDS encoding DUF2382 domain-containing protein, with the protein MVLYKLEDFDSDYSSSFDDNDIKGFDVYTDVNNENVGTVKNILVDEAGHFRYFVVDTGFWIFGKEVLLPVGRARIDQSARRVVASGLTKEQVEALPEFSDDLRVDYDYEERVRGVYRPQTLESTAPLDTPTAATAGVAPRMDTTEYNRDTYDYQYDADLYDMNRQDQQSLKLYEERLVANKTRRKAGEVSIGKKVETETAQVSIPVEKEKVVVERTTPTNTKAVTSPGTDAFREGEVARVELHEEAADVQKEAFVREEVKVKKVTEQETVNAQETIRKEELDLGKSGNLDVDNRR; encoded by the coding sequence ATGGTTCTTTACAAACTGGAAGACTTTGATTCTGACTATAGCTCTAGTTTTGATGACAACGATATCAAAGGATTCGATGTCTACACAGACGTAAATAATGAAAATGTTGGTACTGTCAAAAATATATTGGTAGACGAAGCAGGACACTTTCGCTACTTTGTTGTTGACACAGGCTTTTGGATTTTCGGCAAGGAAGTATTACTACCCGTTGGTCGTGCGCGGATCGACCAAAGTGCAAGAAGAGTAGTTGCATCAGGATTAACGAAAGAACAAGTCGAAGCATTACCAGAATTTAGTGATGACTTACGCGTAGATTACGATTATGAAGAGCGCGTACGTGGAGTTTATCGCCCTCAAACCTTAGAATCAACTGCACCGCTAGATACACCTACAGCTGCTACAGCAGGTGTTGCTCCTAGAATGGATACAACAGAATACAACAGAGATACCTACGACTACCAGTACGATGCTGATTTGTATGATATGAATCGACAAGATCAGCAATCGCTTAAGCTTTATGAAGAGCGGTTAGTTGCAAACAAGACTCGTAGAAAAGCTGGAGAAGTATCGATCGGTAAAAAGGTTGAGACAGAAACTGCTCAAGTTTCCATTCCAGTAGAGAAAGAAAAAGTTGTTGTTGAACGCACGACTCCTACTAATACTAAAGCCGTGACTTCTCCTGGAACTGATGCTTTCCGTGAAGGTGAAGTTGCACGCGTAGAGTTGCATGAAGAAGCAGCAGATGTTCAAAAAGAAGCTTTTGTGCGTGAAGAAGTCAAAGTGAAGAAAGTAACTGAACAAGAGACTGTCAATGCACAAGAGACAATTCGTAAAGAAGAGTTGGATCTAGGTAAATCAGGTAACTTAGACGTTGACAACAGAAGATAG